From a region of the Corallococcus coralloides DSM 2259 genome:
- the cysK gene encoding cysteine synthase A, whose protein sequence is MKVDNILQTIGNTPHVRINRLYPSRVTVHLKLERANPGGSIKDRIGLAMIEDAEKKGLLKEGSVIIEPTSGNTGIGLAMVAAVKGYKLILVMPESMSIERRRVLAAYGAQFDLTERAKGMKGAIARAQELVAQTPNAWMPQQFENESNIEIHKRTTAQEILNDFPEGLDYLITGVGTGGHITACAEVLKAKWPKLKVFAVEPVKSPVISGGQPGPHPIQGIGAGFIPKNLHTEALDGTIQVDEKDAFEFARRAAREEGIFVGVSSGASLSAVNQKLAEIPDGSRVLAFCYDTGERYLSVENLFPAQ, encoded by the coding sequence ATGAAGGTCGACAACATCCTGCAGACCATTGGCAACACGCCGCACGTGCGCATCAACCGGCTGTACCCGTCGCGCGTGACGGTGCACCTGAAGCTGGAGCGCGCCAACCCGGGCGGCAGCATCAAGGACCGCATCGGCCTGGCGATGATTGAAGACGCGGAGAAGAAGGGCCTCCTCAAGGAGGGCAGCGTCATCATCGAGCCGACGAGCGGCAACACCGGCATCGGCCTGGCCATGGTCGCCGCGGTGAAGGGCTACAAGCTCATCCTGGTGATGCCGGAGTCCATGAGCATCGAGCGCCGCCGCGTGCTGGCCGCCTACGGCGCCCAGTTCGACCTGACGGAGCGCGCCAAGGGCATGAAGGGCGCCATCGCCCGCGCCCAGGAGCTCGTCGCGCAGACGCCCAACGCGTGGATGCCGCAGCAGTTCGAGAACGAGTCCAACATCGAGATCCACAAGCGCACCACCGCGCAGGAAATCCTGAACGACTTCCCGGAGGGGCTGGACTACCTCATCACGGGCGTGGGCACCGGCGGCCACATCACCGCGTGCGCCGAAGTGCTCAAGGCGAAGTGGCCCAAGCTGAAGGTGTTCGCGGTGGAGCCGGTGAAGTCCCCCGTCATCAGCGGCGGCCAGCCGGGCCCGCACCCCATCCAGGGCATCGGCGCGGGCTTCATCCCGAAGAACCTGCACACGGAAGCCCTCGACGGCACCATCCAGGTGGATGAGAAGGACGCCTTCGAGTTCGCCCGCCGCGCCGCGCGCGAGGAGGGCATCTTCGTGGGCGTGTCCTCCGGCGCCTCGCTGTCCGCGGTGAACCAGAAGCTGGCGGAGATCCCCGACGGTAGCCGCGTGCTCGCCTTCTGCTACGACACCGGCGAGCGCTACCTCTCCGTGGAGAACCTCTTCCCCGCGCAGTAG
- the epsC gene encoding serine O-acetyltransferase EpsC — protein sequence MDDPNARLVATLLEARQRHCFPPDVRKAAPEFVAQVLGLLFPHFAERLECNAAAVRRDVTAVEASLQRIQSLLAPHYPVSDAGLSSRFMAKLPDLYEWLQQDARAIFEADPAARSVDEVVLTYPGFYAIAIYRVANALHRLNFPLLPRLLTEYAHQRTGVDIHPGATIGRKFVIDHGTGLVVGETTVIGDNVKLYQGVTLGALMVEKALADKKRHPTIEDDVVVYANATILGGGTVVGRGSIIAGNAWLTQSVPAKSVVTRRSEVRARHGEEGLDVLDYQI from the coding sequence ATGGACGATCCGAACGCCCGACTGGTTGCCACCCTGCTGGAGGCGCGGCAGCGCCACTGCTTCCCCCCGGACGTGCGCAAGGCGGCGCCGGAGTTCGTCGCGCAGGTGCTGGGGCTGCTCTTCCCCCACTTCGCGGAGCGGCTGGAGTGCAACGCCGCCGCCGTGCGCCGGGACGTCACCGCCGTGGAGGCGAGCCTCCAGCGCATCCAGTCACTGCTCGCGCCGCACTACCCCGTCTCGGACGCGGGCCTGTCGTCACGCTTCATGGCAAAGCTGCCGGACCTCTATGAGTGGCTCCAGCAGGACGCGCGCGCCATCTTCGAAGCGGACCCCGCGGCGCGCAGCGTGGACGAAGTCGTCCTCACCTACCCGGGCTTCTACGCCATCGCCATCTACCGCGTGGCGAACGCGCTGCACCGGCTGAACTTCCCCCTGCTGCCGCGGCTGCTCACCGAGTACGCCCACCAGCGCACCGGCGTGGACATCCACCCGGGCGCCACCATCGGCCGCAAGTTCGTCATCGACCACGGCACGGGCCTGGTCGTTGGCGAGACGACGGTGATTGGCGACAACGTGAAGCTCTACCAGGGCGTCACGCTGGGCGCGCTGATGGTGGAGAAGGCGCTGGCGGACAAGAAGCGCCACCCCACCATCGAGGACGACGTCGTGGTGTACGCGAACGCCACCATCCTCGGAGGCGGCACGGTGGTGGGCCGGGGCAGCATCATCGCCGGCAACGCGTGGCTCACGCAGAGCGTGCCCGCCAAGTCCGTGGTCACCCGCCGCAGCGAGGTGCGCGCGCGCCACGGCGAGGAGGGCCTGGACGTCCTCGACTACCAGATTTGA
- a CDS encoding Fpg/Nei family DNA glycosylase yields the protein MPEGHSIHRVARVHRRWLVGRRFTADSPQGRGELAHGVSGRTLLNVDAHGKHLFHTFEGDVRLHIHLGLFGRIRHFRNDGPVPSTACRLRLASDGATLHLSGPSACELLSLEDEAALRARLGEDPLRVDASPDRAYARLTRGRMPLAQALLDQGRIAGVGNIVRAEALFVAKLPPLLPACELERDAFDGLWSAMRALLQDGVRDGLIVTPGAPPLPSPGRKRAERFCVYSRAGLPCPRCGAKVTGQVLAARTLYFCAACQGVDRVRRSRRKPVFAPAP from the coding sequence ATGCCTGAGGGTCACAGCATCCACCGGGTCGCCCGGGTCCACCGCCGCTGGCTGGTGGGGCGGCGGTTCACGGCCGATTCACCCCAGGGCCGGGGCGAGCTGGCGCACGGGGTGTCCGGGCGGACGTTGCTGAACGTGGATGCGCACGGCAAGCACCTGTTCCACACGTTCGAAGGGGACGTGCGGCTGCACATCCACCTGGGGCTCTTCGGGCGCATCCGTCACTTCCGGAACGACGGGCCGGTGCCTTCCACGGCGTGCCGGCTGCGGCTGGCTTCGGACGGGGCGACGCTGCACCTGTCGGGGCCGTCCGCGTGCGAGCTGTTGTCGCTGGAAGACGAGGCCGCGTTGCGCGCGAGGCTGGGCGAGGATCCGCTGCGCGTGGATGCGTCACCGGACCGGGCGTATGCGCGGCTGACGCGGGGACGGATGCCGCTGGCCCAGGCGCTGCTGGACCAGGGGCGCATCGCGGGCGTGGGGAACATCGTCCGGGCGGAGGCGCTGTTCGTCGCGAAGCTGCCGCCGCTGTTGCCCGCGTGCGAGCTGGAGCGGGACGCGTTCGACGGGTTGTGGAGTGCGATGCGCGCGCTGTTGCAGGACGGCGTGCGCGACGGGCTCATCGTCACGCCCGGTGCGCCGCCGCTTCCATCTCCCGGGCGCAAGCGGGCGGAGCGCTTCTGCGTGTACAGCCGCGCGGGCCTGCCATGCCCTCGCTGTGGCGCGAAGGTGACGGGGCAGGTGCTGGCGGCGCGCACGCTCTACTTCTGCGCCGCGTGCCAGGGCGTGGACCGCGTGCGGCGGTCGCGCCGGAAGCCGGTTTTCGCTCCTGCCCCTTGA
- a CDS encoding alpha/beta hydrolase-fold protein gives MRLSQLLCRGLWSVALLSVLHGSAALAAGETPIVVGTRITLTSKVLGEERPLMIHLPGGYEAAPTERYPVLYVLDAETHFVHVAGMVEFLARTRHLPEMIVVGVPNTTDRDRDLTPPFSKTERIDDGRLLSEVAPKAGHADTFLRFFTEELAPAVEARYRTQPYRILVGHSFGGLFAMHVLTHKPESFNAYVAISPSIQWNSSELLRTAPEAFARLAAPGRALYLYEDAEEAPNVARLRTLTQELRRRKPANLTWRYDELRGQDDHASIPHIGAYEGLRFLFNGWKVPEKLQMAGDLARLEAHYAGLSRRVGYPVVPQERLFNGVGYHHLKGKRLPQAIAAFERNVSLHPDSANAHDSLADALEAAGRLQEALTHRERAVSLAREHQDPDLPHYQKHADELRARLAAQPAP, from the coding sequence ATGCGCCTGTCGCAGTTGCTCTGCCGTGGGTTGTGGAGCGTCGCCCTGCTGTCCGTCCTTCATGGGAGCGCGGCCCTCGCGGCCGGGGAGACGCCCATCGTCGTCGGCACCCGCATCACGCTGACCTCCAAGGTGCTGGGGGAGGAGCGGCCGCTGATGATCCACCTCCCCGGCGGCTACGAGGCCGCTCCCACCGAGCGCTACCCGGTGCTCTACGTGCTGGACGCGGAGACGCACTTCGTCCACGTCGCCGGCATGGTGGAGTTCCTGGCGCGGACGCGGCACCTCCCGGAGATGATCGTCGTCGGGGTCCCCAACACGACGGACCGCGACCGCGACCTCACCCCGCCCTTCTCCAAGACGGAGCGCATCGACGACGGCCGGCTGCTCTCCGAGGTCGCGCCCAAGGCGGGCCATGCGGACACCTTCCTGCGCTTCTTCACCGAGGAGCTCGCCCCTGCCGTGGAGGCGCGCTACCGCACGCAGCCCTACCGGATCCTCGTGGGCCACTCGTTCGGCGGCCTCTTCGCGATGCACGTCCTCACGCACAAGCCGGAGAGCTTCAACGCCTACGTGGCCATCAGCCCGTCCATCCAATGGAACTCCAGTGAGCTGCTGCGCACCGCGCCGGAGGCCTTCGCGCGTCTCGCCGCGCCGGGCCGCGCGCTGTACCTGTACGAGGACGCGGAGGAGGCGCCCAACGTCGCCCGCCTTCGCACGCTCACCCAGGAACTGCGCAGGCGAAAGCCCGCGAACCTCACGTGGCGCTACGACGAACTGCGCGGCCAGGACGACCACGCGAGCATCCCGCACATCGGGGCGTACGAAGGGCTGCGGTTCCTCTTCAACGGCTGGAAGGTCCCCGAAAAGCTCCAGATGGCCGGAGACCTGGCGCGCCTGGAGGCGCACTACGCGGGGCTGTCCAGGCGTGTGGGCTACCCGGTGGTGCCGCAGGAGCGCCTGTTCAACGGGGTGGGCTATCACCACCTGAAGGGCAAGCGTCTTCCCCAGGCGATCGCCGCCTTCGAGCGCAACGTCTCGCTCCACCCTGACTCCGCCAACGCGCACGACAGCCTGGCGGATGCCCTGGAAGCGGCGGGACGTCTCCAGGAGGCCCTGACGCATCGCGAGCGCGCCGTCTCACTGGCACGCGAGCATCAGGACCCGGACCTGCCGCACTACCAGAAGCACGCGGACGAGCTCCGCGCCCGGCTCGCCGCGCAGCCCGCGCCCTGA
- a CDS encoding AMP-binding protein, whose protein sequence is MTTALSYAHGTSTTPLLGETIGQNLRRTVERYGDREALVVASQNYRVTWRQFWDATTAVAKGLLALGIQKGDRVGLWSPNRFEWTVSQYALARTGAILVNLNPAYRTSELEYALNQAGVSVLLLAKGFRQTDYTQMLAEVRPRCAGLREALVLDSDWDRLMKGGAKIGDDVLEARELSLQFDDPINIQYTSGTTGFPKGATLSHHNVLNNGFFVGEVLRYGPEDRVCIPVPFYHCFGMVMGNLACTSHGSAMVIPGEAFDPLAVLQTVQAERCTSLYGVPTMFIAELDHPRFGEFDLRTLRTGIMAGSPCPVEVMKQVQSRMHMGEVTICYGMTETSPVSTQNPLDDTLEKRVATVGRVHPHLEVKVVDPDSGAVVPLGQPGELCTRGYSVMLGYWENAEATAAAIDRAGWMHTGDLATMDGEGYVKIVGRIKDMIIRGGENVYPREVEEFLHTHPEISEAQVIGVPSVKYGEEVMAWVRLKSGASLTPETLTAFCTGRISTFKIPRHWKFVDSFPMTVTGKVQKFRMREVSIAELGLGDVATIKTA, encoded by the coding sequence ATGACGACCGCCCTGTCCTATGCCCATGGCACCAGCACCACCCCGCTGCTGGGGGAGACCATCGGTCAGAACCTGCGCCGCACCGTCGAGCGTTACGGCGACCGCGAGGCGCTGGTGGTGGCCTCGCAGAACTACCGCGTCACCTGGCGGCAGTTCTGGGACGCGACGACGGCGGTGGCCAAGGGCCTGCTGGCGCTGGGCATCCAGAAGGGGGACCGGGTGGGGCTCTGGTCGCCCAACCGCTTCGAGTGGACGGTGTCGCAGTACGCGCTCGCGCGCACGGGCGCCATCCTGGTCAACCTCAACCCCGCCTACCGCACGTCGGAGCTGGAGTACGCGCTCAACCAGGCGGGCGTGAGCGTGCTGCTGCTGGCGAAGGGCTTCCGGCAGACGGACTACACCCAGATGCTGGCGGAGGTGCGGCCCCGGTGCGCGGGCCTGCGCGAGGCGCTGGTGCTGGACTCGGACTGGGACCGGCTGATGAAGGGGGGCGCGAAGATTGGCGACGACGTGCTGGAGGCGCGCGAGTTGTCGCTCCAGTTCGATGACCCCATCAACATCCAGTACACGTCCGGCACCACGGGCTTCCCGAAGGGCGCGACGCTGTCGCACCACAACGTGCTCAACAACGGCTTCTTCGTGGGCGAGGTGCTGCGCTACGGACCGGAGGACCGCGTGTGCATCCCGGTGCCCTTCTACCACTGCTTCGGCATGGTGATGGGCAACCTGGCCTGCACGTCGCACGGCTCGGCCATGGTGATTCCGGGCGAGGCGTTCGACCCGCTGGCAGTGCTCCAGACGGTGCAGGCCGAGCGCTGTACGTCGCTCTACGGCGTGCCCACGATGTTCATCGCGGAGCTGGACCACCCGCGCTTTGGCGAGTTCGACCTGCGCACGCTGCGCACCGGCATCATGGCGGGCTCGCCGTGCCCGGTGGAGGTGATGAAGCAGGTGCAGTCGCGGATGCACATGGGGGAGGTCACCATCTGCTACGGCATGACGGAGACGTCGCCCGTGTCCACGCAGAACCCGCTGGATGACACGCTGGAGAAGCGCGTGGCCACGGTGGGCCGCGTGCATCCGCACCTGGAGGTGAAGGTGGTGGATCCGGACTCGGGCGCGGTGGTGCCGCTGGGGCAGCCGGGGGAGCTGTGCACGCGCGGCTACAGCGTGATGCTCGGGTACTGGGAGAACGCGGAGGCCACGGCGGCGGCCATCGACCGGGCGGGGTGGATGCACACCGGTGACCTGGCGACCATGGACGGGGAGGGCTACGTCAAGATTGTCGGCCGCATCAAGGACATGATCATCCGGGGCGGCGAGAACGTGTACCCGCGCGAGGTGGAGGAGTTCCTCCACACGCACCCGGAGATTTCCGAAGCGCAGGTCATCGGCGTGCCCAGCGTGAAGTACGGCGAGGAGGTGATGGCGTGGGTGCGCTTGAAGTCCGGCGCCTCGCTCACGCCGGAGACGCTGACGGCGTTCTGCACCGGCCGCATCTCCACGTTCAAGATTCCCCGCCACTGGAAGTTCGTGGACAGCTTCCCGATGACCGTCACCGGCAAGGTGCAGAAGTTCCGCATGCGCGAGGTCTCCATCGCCGAGCTGGGGCTCGGCGACGTGGCCACCATCAAGACCGCCTGA
- a CDS encoding TfoX/Sxy family protein yields the protein MPRMDSFVEYTVELLEPLGPVQARSMFGGWGLYFGGRMFGLIIQGQLYLKTDDVTRPAFEAEGCRPFIYQSRGKEQPMSYWTPPTDAEDDGRRLLPWARRAVEASNRAAMKKAAKKAPAAKKKPAAKKKPVRRS from the coding sequence ATGCCCCGTATGGACAGCTTCGTGGAGTACACGGTCGAACTGCTGGAGCCGCTCGGCCCGGTGCAGGCCCGCTCGATGTTCGGCGGCTGGGGCCTGTACTTCGGCGGCCGGATGTTCGGCCTCATCATCCAGGGCCAGCTCTACCTGAAGACGGACGACGTCACCCGCCCCGCCTTCGAGGCCGAGGGCTGCCGGCCCTTCATCTACCAGAGCCGCGGCAAGGAACAGCCCATGAGCTACTGGACGCCGCCTACGGACGCCGAGGATGACGGCCGCCGGCTGCTGCCCTGGGCCCGCCGCGCCGTGGAGGCCTCCAACCGCGCCGCGATGAAGAAGGCCGCGAAGAAGGCCCCCGCCGCGAAGAAGAAGCCCGCCGCGAAGAAGAAGCCCGTCAGGCGGTCTTGA
- a CDS encoding imm11 family protein yields the protein MAHRFFELHGDPEEGYWYLDDPVDKNGVEVDSAWRFRTDKPVGLTGPLRVPIMEPGKPRDFSMAGLSMVPVIHVKLATLLAEHAADDVQLVPITIPKHPDQYVMLVTPRVIRCIDEQASEGVRFWEARHGQPERIGEYRSVDVMRIDKSKVGGAKIFRPWGWSIALIVSEDLKAELERTGATGMYFTEV from the coding sequence ATGGCCCATCGTTTTTTCGAACTGCATGGCGACCCCGAGGAGGGCTACTGGTATCTGGATGATCCGGTCGACAAGAACGGAGTGGAGGTCGATAGCGCCTGGCGGTTCAGGACAGACAAGCCTGTCGGACTCACGGGGCCGCTTCGAGTCCCCATCATGGAGCCCGGAAAGCCTCGTGACTTCTCCATGGCGGGGCTGAGCATGGTTCCGGTCATTCACGTCAAGCTCGCAACACTCCTGGCAGAACACGCCGCCGACGACGTGCAGCTTGTTCCCATCACCATTCCGAAGCACCCGGACCAATACGTCATGCTCGTCACTCCCCGGGTCATCCGCTGCATCGACGAGCAGGCATCGGAAGGAGTCCGATTCTGGGAGGCCCGACACGGGCAGCCGGAGCGGATTGGCGAGTACCGCTCCGTGGACGTCATGCGCATCGACAAGTCGAAGGTGGGTGGCGCGAAGATCTTCCGGCCCTGGGGCTGGTCCATCGCCCTCATCGTGTCCGAGGACTTGAAGGCTGAACTGGAGCGCACCGGCGCCACCGGCATGTACTTCACGGAGGTGTAA
- a CDS encoding S9 family peptidase, with protein MTPSLPHRGGLLSSARLALLLAGLAVPWQAMGAGAGDALQPRLDFSEASLRWPDRIRDTLTPPRWLPEGDRFVYWSRVEPYRDTWVLVDAKRRTQQPLLDSESLRSQLTALFSKPMTLPAVMPFTLTADAKGIVFTVQGRAFSLGLTDKRLVALEPTHPAALSLVPGNSLSPDGGTVAVQRDTGFAVVDAKGAIRLERTSTEDSPWRLPEGTWSPQGRFLAVWRDDMQGMHRLPLVDYSTPLEKVTWVPYSKTGTPLMRSELHFVSVEAGQVTPAPGDTSERYDWFSGWRPDGSEALVLQLSRDGKRLDLVAVDPLTGKRRRVLREERKETFVAALEFSVGGWSQQVKPLPDNQHFLWMSERDGWRHVYLYDYSGKLVRQLTQGAFPVHAVVGITPKSDALFVTASAEPGAPYDRSVYRARIAGGPLKRLTPEPGLHRAVLSPSTSFFVDGHSTREQPRVWDVVSTEGRPSFRYAKSDTSALAELHYTPPEGITVKAADGVTPLYGALYKPRDFDPKKRYPVLDVIYAGPFTTVVPWSYVGPYESIIAHSLAQLGFITVVLDARGTPGRGKAFQDVNYGRVGQTEIPDHVAALKQAAASRPYMDLERVGIHGHSWGGYFALRGMLTAPTFFKAGYAGAPGALTEEALINEPNMGLLSENPEGYAAGSNEALADKLQGALKLMHGTSDVNASLSTTMRMVQALVRANKHFDLLIMPGEGHGPEGRYYRDDVRRFFLRELGEPR; from the coding sequence ATGACGCCTTCCCTTCCCCACCGTGGTGGACTCCTGTCGAGTGCGCGCCTCGCGCTCCTTCTCGCGGGACTCGCCGTCCCCTGGCAGGCGATGGGAGCCGGAGCCGGGGACGCCCTCCAGCCGCGACTCGACTTCTCGGAAGCCTCGCTCCGCTGGCCGGACCGCATCCGGGACACCCTGACCCCGCCCCGGTGGCTGCCCGAGGGCGACCGGTTCGTGTACTGGTCCAGGGTCGAGCCCTACCGGGACACGTGGGTCCTGGTGGATGCGAAGCGCCGCACCCAGCAGCCCCTGCTGGATTCGGAATCGCTGCGGTCCCAGCTCACTGCGCTGTTCAGCAAGCCGATGACGTTGCCCGCCGTCATGCCCTTCACGCTCACCGCCGATGCGAAGGGAATCGTCTTCACCGTCCAGGGCCGGGCCTTCTCCCTGGGTCTCACCGACAAGCGGCTCGTGGCGCTCGAGCCCACGCATCCGGCCGCGCTGTCGCTCGTGCCTGGCAACAGCCTGTCGCCGGACGGGGGAACGGTCGCGGTGCAGCGGGACACGGGCTTCGCTGTGGTGGACGCGAAGGGCGCGATCCGGCTGGAGCGCACCAGCACGGAGGACTCGCCCTGGCGGCTGCCCGAAGGCACATGGTCTCCCCAGGGCCGGTTCCTCGCGGTCTGGCGCGACGACATGCAGGGCATGCACCGGCTCCCGCTGGTCGACTACAGCACCCCCCTGGAGAAGGTGACGTGGGTCCCCTACTCCAAGACGGGCACTCCGCTGATGCGCTCGGAGCTGCACTTCGTCTCGGTGGAAGCGGGACAGGTGACGCCCGCGCCCGGCGACACGTCGGAGCGCTATGACTGGTTCTCGGGCTGGCGGCCGGACGGCAGCGAGGCGCTGGTGCTCCAGCTGTCACGGGATGGCAAACGGCTGGACCTGGTGGCGGTGGATCCACTGACGGGCAAGCGCCGCCGTGTGCTGCGGGAGGAGCGGAAGGAGACGTTCGTGGCGGCGCTGGAGTTCTCGGTGGGCGGCTGGTCCCAGCAGGTGAAGCCGCTGCCGGACAACCAGCACTTCCTCTGGATGTCCGAGCGCGATGGCTGGCGCCACGTCTACCTGTATGACTATTCCGGCAAGCTCGTGCGCCAGCTCACCCAGGGCGCGTTTCCGGTCCACGCGGTGGTGGGCATCACGCCAAAGTCAGACGCCCTCTTCGTCACCGCCTCCGCCGAGCCCGGGGCGCCCTACGACCGGTCGGTGTACCGGGCGCGGATCGCGGGCGGCCCCCTGAAGCGGCTGACGCCCGAGCCCGGGCTCCACCGTGCCGTGCTGTCCCCCTCCACGAGCTTCTTCGTGGACGGACACTCCACGCGGGAGCAGCCGAGGGTCTGGGACGTGGTGTCCACGGAGGGGCGCCCCTCCTTCCGCTACGCGAAGTCAGACACGAGCGCCCTGGCCGAGCTGCACTACACACCGCCGGAAGGCATCACGGTCAAGGCCGCGGACGGCGTCACGCCCCTGTACGGCGCGCTCTACAAGCCGAGGGACTTCGATCCGAAGAAGCGCTATCCGGTCCTCGACGTCATCTACGCGGGGCCGTTCACGACGGTGGTGCCCTGGAGCTACGTGGGCCCGTATGAGTCGATCATCGCGCATTCGCTGGCGCAGCTCGGGTTCATCACGGTGGTGCTGGACGCGCGGGGCACGCCCGGGCGGGGCAAGGCCTTCCAGGACGTGAACTACGGCCGCGTGGGGCAGACGGAGATTCCAGACCACGTCGCGGCGCTGAAGCAGGCGGCAGCCAGCCGACCCTACATGGACCTGGAGCGGGTGGGCATCCATGGCCATTCCTGGGGTGGCTACTTCGCGCTGCGGGGCATGCTGACGGCACCGACGTTCTTCAAGGCCGGCTACGCGGGAGCACCGGGCGCCCTGACGGAAGAGGCCCTCATCAACGAGCCGAACATGGGCCTGCTGTCGGAGAACCCAGAGGGCTACGCGGCGGGCTCCAACGAGGCCCTGGCGGACAAGCTCCAGGGAGCGCTCAAGCTGATGCACGGAACGAGCGACGTGAACGCCTCGCTGTCCACGACGATGCGGATGGTCCAGGCGCTGGTGCGCGCGAACAAGCACTTCGACCTGCTGATCATGCCCGGCGAAGGCCACGGCCCCGAAGGCAGGTACTACCGGGACGACGTGCGCCGGTTCTTCCTGCGAGAGCTGGGGGAACCCCGGTGA